The following proteins come from a genomic window of Sorghum bicolor cultivar BTx623 chromosome 3, Sorghum_bicolor_NCBIv3, whole genome shotgun sequence:
- the LOC8082358 gene encoding external alternative NAD(P)H-ubiquinone oxidoreductase B3, mitochondrial has protein sequence MASNGLSLVRRAAEAVRRTPRWKKGLVFFAVGASTLTFACQDNRVLQICDGTGNKKKVVILGTGWAGASFLRNIDTSLYEVHVVSPRNYFTFTPLLPNVTCGTVEARSIVEPIRNIVRKRNGAFRFWEAECFKIDPANKKVHCRSDVGTNINGNGEFVVDYDYLIVSVGARPNTFNTPGVTENCHFLKEVEDAQKIRKSVMKCFERAALPNLSEEERKKNLHFVVIGGGPTGVEFAAELHDFVNEDLAKLYPDVKKYVNISVIEAGGHILTMFDKRITQFAEEKFKRDGIDLKTNFKVVKVSDNDITMTNTATGEVTVPYGMAVWSTGIGTRPIIMDFMKQVGQGNRRVLATDEWLRVQGCEDVYALGDCATIAQRKVMEDVAAIFRVADKDNSGTLTVKKIKDVLGDIYERYPQVELYLKSNQMKGFHDLLKDSDGSSKELKELDIEQFKKALAQVDSQVKMLPATAQVALQEGRYLADCFNRMKTCEEYPEGPIRIRGTGRHRFKPFRYRHLGQFAPLGGEQTAYQLPGDWVHVGHSTQWLWYSVYASKQFSWRTRMLVVSDWGKRFIFGRDSSSI, from the exons ATGGCGAGCAACGGCTTGTCGCTGGTGCGCCGAGCCGCCGAGGCGGTGCGCCGCACGCCGCGATGGAAGAAGGGGCTCGTCTTCTTCGCCGTCGG agCTAGCACCTTAACTTTTGCTTGTCAAGATAATCGGGTTCTTCAAATTTGTGATGGGACTGGAAACAAGAAGAAGGTGGTTATCCTTGGAACTGGTTGGGCAGGTGCAAGTTTCTTGAGAAATATCGACACATCTTTGTATGAGGTCCATGTGGTATCACCTCGCAATTACTTCACCTTCACTCCTTTGTTGCCAAATGTGACATGTGGCACAGTAGAAGCACGTAGTATCGTGGAGCCAATTCGCAATATCGTGAGAAAG AGAAATGGTGCATTCCGATTTTGGGAGGCTGAGTGCTTCAAGATTGATCCAGCAAACAAAAAAGTCCACTGCAGATCAGATGTTGGGACGAACATTAATGGAAATGGCGAATTTGTTGTGGATTATGATTACTTGATTGTCAGTGTTGGGGCTAGACCTAATACTTTCAACACCCCTGGTGTTACTGAGAATTGCCATTTCCTAAAG GAAGTAGAAGATGCTCAAAAGATCAGGAAGAGTGTCATGAAATGTTTTGAAAGAGCTGCCCTTCCAAACCTTTCTGAGGAAGAGCGAAAGAAGAACCTTCATTTTGTTGTCATTGGTGGTGGCCCAACAGGGGTTGAATTTGCTGCAGAGTTGcacgactttgtgaatgaagaCTTGGCAAAGCTGTATCCTGATGTAAAGAAGTATGTAAACATTTCAGTAATTGAAGCAGGAGGTCATATCCTTACAAT GTTTGACAAAAGAATCACCCAATTTGCTGAAGAGAAGTTCAAGAGGGATGGCATAGATTTGAAAACAAATTTTAAGGTCGTGAAGGTGTCTGATAACGATATTACCATGACCAATACTGCTACAGGAGAGGTCACTGTTCCTTATGGGATGGCAGTTTGGTCAACTGGAATTGGAACCCGTCCCATAATTATGGATTTCATGAAGCAAGTTGGTCAG GGGAATCGGCGTGTGCTAGCTACTGATGAGTGGCTTAGGGTTCAAGGGTGTGAGGATGTATATGCTCTTGGTGATTGCGCAACAATTGCTCAAAGAAAAGTTATG GAAGATGTTGCTGCCATATTCCGAGTAGCAGACAAGGATAACTCTGGCACTTTAACTgtgaagaaaataaaagatGTTCTTGGAGACATCTATGAGAGATACCCGCAAGTGGAATTGTATCTTAAATCCAACCAAATGAAGGGCTTCCACGATCTACTTAAAGACTCGGATGGTAGCTCCAAGGAGTTGAAAGAACTGGATATCGAACAGTTCAAGAAGGCCCTGGCTCAAGTGGACTCTCAAGTCAAGATGCTCCCAGCAACAGCTCAG GTTGCCTTACAAGAGGGACGTTACCTAGCAGACTGCTTCAACAGAATGAAGACGTGTGAAGAATATCCTGAGGGTCCTATAAGGATCAGAGGTACAGGGCGCCATCGGTTCAAACCTTTCAG GTACAGGCATCTTGGGCAATTCGCCCCACTGGGTGGAGAGCAAACTGCTTATCAATTGCCTGGTGACTGGGTACATGTTGGACACAGCACCCAATGGCTTTGGTATTCTGTCTATGCAAG CAAACAATTCAGTTGGCGTACAAGGATGCTGGTCGTATCAGATTGGGGGAAGCGGTTCATCTTTGGAAGGGACTCAAGTAGCATATAG
- the LOC8054713 gene encoding cyclic nucleotide-gated ion channel 4, which yields MPAELSPRLAAASSSSPSPSPSPSPSPHGAPRIIRAGEQDDSRLPPQTAATTRGKRRRGAWHPRASSSWGTEWDRAYLLACAAGLLVDPLFLYAVSVSAPLMCVFLDGWFAAAVTALRCAVDAMHAANLLLQLREACSSPRREDTDEEGAQPGRDDARGAGGVPQRGRSKKGVFLDVLVILPVMQVVVWVASPAMIRAGSTTAVMTVLLVAFLLEYLPKIYHSVRVLRRMQDFSGYLFGTIWWGIALNLMAYFVAAHAVGACWYLLGAQRATKCLREQCAQAGGSGCAPWALACAEPLYYGRGVTVGADRLAWAGNATARGTCLDSADNYQYGAYQWTVMLVANPSRVERILLPIFWGLMTLSTFGNLESTTEWLEIVFNIITITGGLILVTMLIGNIKVFLNATTSKKQAMHTRLRGVELWMKRKNLPRSYRHRVRQYERQRWAATRGVDECRIVRDLPEGLRRDIKYHLCLGLVRQVPLFQHMDDLVLENICDRVKSLIFPKGEVIVREGDPVKRMLFIVRGHLQSSQVLRNGAESCCMLGPGNFSGDELLSWCLRRPFLERLPASSSTLTTLESTEAFGLDAADVKYVTQHFRYTFTNDKVRRSARYYSPGWRTWAAVAVQLAWRRYKHRKTLASLSFIRPRRPLSRCSSLGEEKLRLYTALLTSPKPNQDDLL from the exons ATGCCAGCCGAGCTCTCGCCGCGCCTGGCCGcggcctcgtcgtcgtcgccgtcgccgtcgccgtccccgtccccgtcccctcACGGCGCGCCGCGGATCATCAGAGCCGGCGAGCAAGACGACAGCAGGCTGCCTCCGCAGACGGCGGCCACGACGCGGGGGAAGCGCCGGCGCGGGGCGTGGCACCCGCGCGCGAGTAGTAGCTGGGGGACGGAGTGGGACCGCGCGTACCTGCTCGCCTGCGCGGCGGGGCTCCTGGTCGACCCGCTCTTCCTGTACGCCGTGTCCGTCAGCGCGCCGCTCATGTGCGTCTTCCTCGACGGCTGGTTCGCGGCCGCGGTCACCGCGCTCCGGTGCGCCGTGGACGCCATGCACGCCGCCAACCTGCTGCTGCAGCTCCGGGAAGCGTGCTCATCGCCGAGGCGGGAAGACACGGACGAGGAGGGGGCGCAGCCGGGGCGCGACGACGcacgcggcgccggcggcgtgcCGCAACGGGGGAGGTCCAAGAAGGGGGTTTTCTTGGACGTGCTGGTCATCCTACCGGTGATGCAG GTGGTCGTCTGGGTGGCGTCGCCGGCGATGATACGCGCCGGGTCGACGACCGCCGTCATGACCGTGCTGCTGGTGGCGTTCCTGCTCGAGTACCTGCCCAAGATCTACCACTCCGTCCGCGTCCTGCGCCGGATGCAGGACTTCTCCGGCTACCTCTTCGGCACCATCTGGTGGGGGATCGCCCTCAACCTCATGGCCTACTTCGTCGCCGCTCAC GCGGTGGGCGCGTGCTGGTACCTGCTCGGCGCGCAGCGGGCCACCAAGTGCCTGAGGGAGCAGTGCGCCCAGGCCGGCGGGAGCGGGTGCGCGCCGTGGGCGCTGGCGTGCGCGGAGCCGCTCTACTACGGGCGCGGCGTGACCGTCGGGGCGGACAGGCTCGCCTGGGCCGGCAACGCCACGGCCAGGGGCACGTGCCTCGACAGCGCCGACAACTACCAGTACGGGGCCTACCAGTGGACGGTCATGCTGGTGGCCAACCCCAGCAGGGTCGAGAGGATTCTGCTCCCCATCTTCTGGGGACTAATGACTCTCAG CACCTTTGGGAATCTGGAGAGCACGACGGAGTGGCTGGAGATCGTGTTcaacatcatcaccatcaccgGCGGACTCATTCTCGTGACAATGCTCATAGGGAACATCAAG GTGTTCCTGAACGCGACGACGTCCAAGAAGCAGGCGATGCACACGCGGCTGCGGGGCGTGGAGCTGTGGATGAAGCGCAAGAACCTGCCCAGGAGCTACCGGCACCGGGTGCGGCAGTACGAGCGGCAGCGGTGGGCGGCCACGCGCGGCGTCGACGAGTGCCGCATCGTCCGTGACCTGCCGGAGGGGCTCCGCCGGGACATCAAGTACCACCTCTGCCTCGGCCTCGTGCGCCAG GTGCCACTGTTCCAACACATGGACGACCTGGTGCTCGAGAACATCTGCGACAGGGTCAAGTCCCTCATATTCCccaaaggagaagtt ATTGTCAGAGAAGGGGACCCAGTGAAGAGGATGCTGTTCATCGTGCGCGGCCACCTGCAGAGCAGCCAGGTGCTCCGCAACGGCGCCGAGAGCTGCTGCATGCTGGGGCCGGGCAACTTCAGCGGCGACGAGCTGCTGTCGTGGTGCCTGCGCCGGCCGTTCCTGGAGCGGCTGCCGGCGTCGTCGTCCACGCTGACGACGCTGGAGAGCACGGAGGCCTTCGGGCTGGACGCCGCGGACGTCAAGTACGTCACGCAGCACTTCCGGTACACCTTCACCAACGACAAGGTGCGGCGCAGCGCGCGCTACTACTCGCCCGGGTGGCGCACGTGGGCGGCCGTGGCGGTGCAGCTCGCGTGGCGCCGGTACAAGCACCGCAAGACGCTCGCGTCGCTGTCCTTCATCCGACCGCGCCGGCCGCTGTCGCGGTGCTCGTCGCTCGGCGAGGAGAAGCTCCGCCTCTATACCGCGCTGCTCACGTCGCCAAAGCCCAACCAGGACGACCTGCTGTGA